The Pyrus communis chromosome 9, drPyrComm1.1, whole genome shotgun sequence genome has a segment encoding these proteins:
- the LOC137744069 gene encoding peroxygenase-like, whose translation MAADQGQQQASSESMATRAEKAPITVERKIRNDLETKLPKPYMPRAMIAPDMENINGTWGHKHSNMSVLQQHAAFFDQDNDGIIYPSETFRGFRALGFNPVASFIFMVLVHGAMSYATLPTWIPSPFFAIHIENIHRAKHGSDSGTYDTEGRYIPANLENMFSKYARTVPDKLTFKELWHMTQANRDAFDFFGWIASKLEWGVLYVLAKDEYGYLAKEAVRRCFDGSLFEYCSKLQKGAVSKMG comes from the exons atggcagcTGATCAAGGCCAGCAGCAGGCATCCAGTGAGTCCATGGCGACAAGGGCTGAGAAGGCTCCGATCACCGTGGAGAGGAAGATCCGCAATGATTTGGAGACCAAGCTCCCCAAACCAT ACATGCCTAGGGCTATGATTGCGCCTGACATGGAGAACATCAATGGCACGTGGGGCCATAAGCATTCCAACATGTCTGTGCTTCAACAGCATGCAGCATTCTTCGACCAAGACAACGATGGTATAATCTACCCTTCCGAAACATTCAGAG GATTTCGTGCACTCGGGTTTAATCCGGTTGCTTCGTTCATCTTCATGGTTCTTGTCCATGGAGCTATGAGTTATGCTACTCTTCCT ACATGGATACCGTCGCCTTTCTTCGCAATTCACATAGAGAACATACACAGGGCAAAACATGGAAGTGACTCAGGGACCTATGACACAGAGGGAAG GTACATTCCTGCAAATCTGGAGAACATGTTCAGCAAGTACGCCCGCACTGTGCCTGATAAGCTTACATTCAAGGAGCTTTGGCACATGACTCAGGCTAACCGTGATGCCTTTGATTTCTTTGGCTG GATTGCAAGTAAACTGGAATGGGGAGTTCTGTATGTTCTTGCAAAAGATGAATACGGCTACTTGGCAAAGGAAGCCGTGAGGCGTTGTTTTGATGGAAGCTTGTTCGAGTACTGTTCGAAGTTGCAGAAGGGTGCTGTTAGTAAGATGGGATGA